From the Opitutus sp. ER46 genome, one window contains:
- a CDS encoding right-handed parallel beta-helix repeat-containing protein, with protein MRSFSAFILFLIGASCALHAGEPARFYVATDGSDAWSGRLAAPNAARTDGPFASLERAQSAVRAAGPSGGVEVNVRGGVYARRQALRLEAADSGTGDHPVVWRAFPGEHPVLSGSVGLTRFDPVTAPAVRQRLRPEVVAHVLHASLPAHGVSDYGQLEQRGSPGLELFYRGERMQLARYPNAGWLLIADVPQTGPQRLNEGLDRERRFKGIPAGRHYGRITFSDPRPATWAADPNLYAHGFWTWDWSDSFQRIAAIDAAKREITFAAPHHHYGYTQNQRFYFVNVLEELDRPGEWYLDRASGDLYFYPPGPVTTGDVEVSVLNEPFFTLVGAHDVQVVGFACHTSRGGGARISGGESCAFLGCEFRNLGAFAVEIDGGRSHEVRSCDAFDLALGAIRVAGGDRPTLTPSGHRIHNNHLHHISRWLRAGPAGIAIEGVGQQIAHNLIHDTPFEGLTLKGNDHVLEFNEVHHVTLETGDAGAIHTGRDYTWRGNVIRHNYWHDLKGPGLHGATAVYLDDFSSGFTVSGNLFYRAGRGIQIGGGRDNIVAGNVFIECEPAVHLDARGLGWASNYFDGRYPYLTEQFAAVHGDRPPYTDRYPALRTLLGDQPAHPKGNRIVNNLSWGGRWLDVYDFFAFDFARCVELRDDAIADPVLLRRRAQDDGKPDPYFLNIDATEGYLAIRRDDPAASRELPGNAFFAEPPARFDPVTRTFVVTNPAALERLGIARLPIEKMGLQPDEFRRRR; from the coding sequence ATGCGTTCATTCTCCGCTTTCATCCTGTTCCTCATCGGCGCGTCGTGCGCTCTCCACGCCGGCGAGCCCGCGCGCTTCTACGTCGCCACGGACGGCTCCGACGCCTGGAGCGGCCGCCTCGCGGCGCCGAATGCCGCGCGGACCGACGGTCCGTTTGCCAGTCTGGAACGCGCCCAGTCCGCCGTGCGCGCGGCCGGCCCATCGGGCGGCGTCGAAGTCAACGTGCGCGGCGGCGTGTACGCCCGCCGGCAAGCGCTGCGACTCGAAGCCGCCGACTCCGGCACCGGCGATCATCCGGTCGTCTGGCGGGCTTTTCCCGGCGAACATCCCGTGCTCTCCGGCTCCGTCGGCCTGACCCGCTTTGACCCGGTCACCGCGCCCGCTGTCCGCCAGCGCCTGCGGCCCGAGGTCGTCGCCCACGTGCTTCACGCCAGCCTGCCGGCCCACGGCGTGAGCGACTACGGCCAACTGGAGCAGCGCGGCTCGCCCGGCCTCGAGTTGTTCTACCGCGGCGAGCGCATGCAACTGGCCCGCTATCCCAACGCGGGCTGGCTCCTCATCGCCGACGTGCCGCAGACCGGCCCGCAACGGCTCAACGAGGGCCTCGACCGCGAGCGACGCTTCAAGGGCATTCCCGCCGGCCGGCACTATGGGCGGATCACGTTTTCGGATCCGCGCCCTGCGACCTGGGCCGCCGATCCCAACCTCTACGCCCACGGCTTCTGGACCTGGGACTGGAGCGACTCCTTCCAGCGGATCGCCGCGATCGACGCTGCGAAGCGCGAAATCACCTTTGCCGCACCGCATCATCACTACGGCTACACGCAGAACCAGCGGTTCTATTTCGTTAACGTCCTCGAGGAGCTCGACCGCCCCGGCGAATGGTACCTCGATCGCGCCTCCGGTGACCTGTACTTCTACCCGCCCGGCCCGGTGACCACGGGCGACGTCGAGGTCTCGGTGCTCAATGAGCCGTTCTTCACGCTCGTCGGTGCCCACGACGTCCAGGTCGTCGGTTTCGCCTGCCACACCAGCCGCGGCGGCGGTGCCCGCATCAGCGGCGGCGAAAGCTGCGCCTTCCTCGGCTGCGAGTTTCGCAACCTGGGCGCCTTCGCGGTCGAAATCGACGGCGGTCGCAGCCACGAGGTCCGCAGTTGCGACGCCTTCGATCTCGCGCTCGGCGCCATTCGCGTGGCCGGCGGCGACCGTCCGACGCTCACGCCGTCCGGTCACCGCATCCACAACAACCACCTCCACCATATCAGCCGGTGGCTCCGCGCCGGTCCGGCCGGCATCGCCATCGAGGGCGTGGGCCAGCAGATCGCCCACAACCTGATCCACGACACTCCGTTCGAGGGACTCACGCTCAAGGGCAACGACCACGTGCTCGAGTTCAACGAGGTCCATCACGTCACGCTCGAAACCGGCGACGCCGGCGCGATCCACACGGGTCGCGACTACACCTGGCGCGGAAACGTCATCCGCCACAACTACTGGCACGACCTCAAAGGCCCCGGGCTCCACGGCGCCACCGCCGTGTACCTGGACGACTTCTCCAGCGGATTCACCGTATCCGGAAACCTGTTCTACCGTGCCGGTCGGGGCATCCAGATCGGCGGCGGCCGCGACAATATCGTTGCCGGCAACGTGTTCATCGAGTGCGAGCCGGCCGTGCACCTCGACGCCCGCGGGCTCGGCTGGGCCAGCAACTACTTCGACGGCCGCTATCCGTACCTGACGGAGCAGTTCGCCGCGGTCCACGGCGACCGGCCGCCCTACACCGACCGTTATCCCGCGCTGCGCACCCTGCTCGGCGACCAGCCCGCGCACCCGAAGGGCAACCGCATCGTCAACAACCTCTCCTGGGGCGGCCGCTGGCTCGATGTCTACGACTTCTTCGCCTTCGATTTCGCGCGCTGCGTCGAGCTGCGGGACGACGCCATCGCCGACCCGGTGCTGCTCCGGCGCCGTGCGCAGGACGACGGCAAGCCCGACCCATACTTCCTCAACATTGACGCCACCGAAGGCTACCTCGCGATCCGCCGCGACGACCCCGCCGCCTCCCGGGAGCTGCCCGGCAATGCGTTCTTCGCCGAACCTCCCGCCCGCTTCGATCCCGTCACCCGCACCTTCGTGGTGACGAATCCCGCCGCCCTCGAGCGCCTCGGCATCGCGCGCCTCCCCATCGAGAAGATGGGTCTGCAACCCGACGAGTTTCGCCGCCGTCGCTGA
- a CDS encoding AraC family transcriptional regulator, with protein MLKFRAQPWLESPLRTATGQIELAGMLHNVHGIDPAAMRVLHYFTLVLLVSGRAYYQDRGGVRTELAPGDVILVFPGLAHAYGPLDQGEWTQVYFVFAGAQFDLWREQQLLDPARPVLRVGMPDYWKQRLFEVVKSDAHHAVGAPLRAMGRFLQVLTELRAADLENERLGAGATWLEKSLRLLGDRSEGGWTSPQQVAREVGLSYENFRKRFAALTGESPGHYQRRRRIDWACAAIYHGEHSLKRIADELEFCDVYHFSKAFKQTMSVTPSEYRRRVRGR; from the coding sequence ATGTTGAAATTCCGGGCCCAGCCCTGGCTGGAGAGTCCCCTGCGCACGGCGACCGGGCAGATCGAACTGGCGGGCATGTTGCACAACGTGCACGGGATCGATCCGGCGGCGATGCGCGTGCTGCACTACTTTACCCTCGTGCTGCTCGTGAGCGGACGGGCGTATTACCAGGATCGCGGCGGGGTGAGGACGGAACTGGCGCCCGGGGACGTGATCCTGGTGTTCCCCGGGCTGGCGCACGCCTACGGTCCGCTGGACCAGGGGGAATGGACGCAAGTCTACTTTGTATTTGCTGGGGCCCAATTCGACCTGTGGCGCGAGCAGCAACTGCTGGACCCGGCGCGCCCGGTGCTGCGCGTGGGCATGCCGGACTATTGGAAGCAGCGGCTGTTTGAAGTCGTGAAGAGCGATGCCCACCACGCGGTCGGGGCGCCGTTGCGGGCGATGGGGCGCTTTCTGCAGGTGCTGACGGAACTCCGGGCGGCGGATCTCGAGAACGAGCGGCTGGGCGCGGGCGCGACGTGGCTGGAGAAGAGCCTGCGCCTGCTGGGCGATCGCAGCGAAGGCGGCTGGACGTCACCGCAGCAGGTGGCGCGGGAAGTCGGGCTAAGCTACGAGAACTTCCGGAAGCGGTTTGCGGCGCTGACGGGGGAGTCGCCCGGGCATTACCAGCGCCGCCGGCGGATCGACTGGGCCTGCGCGGCGATCTACCACGGCGAGCACTCGCTGAAGCGCATCGCGGACGAACTGGAGTTCTGCGATGTGTACCACTTCTCCAAGGCCTTCAAGCAGACCATGAGCGTGACGCCGTCGGAGTACCGCCGGCGGGTGCGGGGGCGGTGA
- a CDS encoding Gfo/Idh/MocA family oxidoreductase, translating to MKTYHAAIIGTGSISDAHLRAIDSTQGRVVLDAAVDINAARVGEFVRRHGIERQYTDYAKMLAEVKPDIVFVATPPAQHAPISIAAMEAGAWVFCEKPLCGSLAELDQIRAAEARTGCHTACIFQMRFGSSSDHVRRLASAGHFGRPLVGICNTLWFRDPAYYAEPWRGRWETALGGPTMVLGIHAMDHFLHLFGEWTEVRAVAARLDRDIEVEDISMAIVTFANGALGSIVNSALSPRQETYVRLDYQRATVELTHLYGYNRDHWKLTPVPPVHDDDLVQAWQSFPPDVPCSHGAQLNAFVADMDAGRRPLTSGPEAYKTLDLLASIYKSAFTGQIVLRGSIKPGDPFYEKMHGSCSPRRLGPQAEK from the coding sequence ATGAAAACCTATCACGCCGCGATCATCGGCACCGGTTCGATCAGCGACGCCCATCTGCGCGCGATCGACAGCACCCAGGGCCGCGTCGTGCTCGACGCTGCGGTGGACATCAACGCCGCCCGCGTCGGCGAGTTCGTCCGCCGCCACGGCATCGAACGGCAGTACACCGACTACGCGAAGATGCTCGCCGAGGTGAAGCCGGACATCGTGTTCGTCGCCACCCCGCCCGCCCAGCACGCGCCGATCAGCATCGCCGCCATGGAGGCCGGCGCCTGGGTCTTCTGCGAAAAGCCCCTGTGCGGCTCGCTCGCCGAGCTCGACCAGATCCGCGCCGCCGAGGCCCGCACCGGCTGCCACACCGCGTGCATCTTCCAGATGCGCTTCGGTTCGTCGTCGGACCACGTCCGCCGCCTCGCCAGCGCCGGCCACTTCGGCCGCCCGCTCGTCGGCATCTGCAACACCCTTTGGTTCCGCGATCCCGCGTACTACGCCGAGCCGTGGCGCGGCCGGTGGGAAACCGCCCTTGGCGGGCCCACCATGGTCCTCGGCATCCACGCCATGGATCACTTCCTCCACCTGTTCGGCGAATGGACCGAGGTCCGCGCCGTCGCCGCCCGGCTCGACCGCGATATCGAGGTCGAGGACATCTCCATGGCGATCGTCACCTTCGCCAATGGCGCCCTCGGCTCGATCGTCAACAGCGCCCTCAGCCCGCGCCAGGAAACCTACGTGCGGCTCGACTACCAGCGCGCCACCGTCGAGCTCACCCACCTCTACGGCTACAACCGGGATCACTGGAAACTCACGCCGGTGCCGCCTGTTCACGATGACGACCTCGTCCAGGCCTGGCAGTCCTTCCCGCCCGACGTGCCCTGTTCGCACGGCGCCCAGCTCAATGCGTTTGTCGCGGACATGGACGCCGGCCGCCGGCCGCTGACGTCGGGCCCCGAGGCGTACAAGACGCTCGACCTGCTCGCCTCGATCTACAAATCCGCGTTCACCGGCCAGATCGTCCTGCGCGGGTCGATCAAGCCGGGCGATCCCTTTTACGAGAAGATGCACGGCTCGTGCTCCCCGCGCCGGCTTGGGCCCCAGGCGGAGAAATGA
- a CDS encoding transporter: MTLLGLHLIDAIIVIAYLIAVLAIGQIASRRVKSEKDYLLGGRSLGKWFQFFLSFGTMADPSQATTTASSVYRQGAGGAWLALITLFLTPYYWFSCVWFRRVRLTTMADLFADRFGRKFLASLYAVTTVLMIVITIAAGNVVALKTLQPLLAKAPANYTAAEQQMVADYSQFVELRKARQAAPLAAEQAQRYDVLKGYYERGELQPYVTYLHPVIFYMISSAVVAVFVMLGGLKASAVVDAVQASLVIIISFVLIPFGLARIGGVAGLHAKVPAVLFNVFGGDSASEYTWYSIGALLLIQVVGIVGSQANMTIAGAAKNEMAARLGAVTGGFSKRFITIAWCYCGLIALALFGPNLADPDQTWGLMTRTLLPVGLIGLMIIGLLGGKLALLGAQSVVLSGLVLKNLYEPLNPGRSERHYMVVARLAVPIALGAGIYVALYLNSVIALLKFTIVLLVVWGAPITMIFCWRRVTEMAVRVQVIATLIFIAVIPWVVSATPKLAQSETLTQMTRERVVTTTVSATEADVAAGRAQTVGTTITKTRRIEPISLYFEEGVVRTNPLDPKSPRTGVGLFRVEVYLLSLCGVDVAGFSAAQLMTTRFVVDALFPLAILFVVSLLTKPTEPERVARFYARMKTPVAPTLEQDAMDVEMSYANPQRFEHTKLFPGTNWEFTKWNRQDAIGFVACWGLVILVIVVFKFVLTIGA; encoded by the coding sequence ATGACCCTGCTCGGCCTGCACCTCATCGATGCGATCATCGTGATCGCCTACCTCATTGCCGTCCTCGCGATCGGCCAGATCGCCTCGCGGCGGGTGAAGAGCGAGAAGGACTATCTGCTGGGCGGCCGTTCGCTGGGAAAATGGTTCCAGTTCTTTCTCTCGTTCGGCACGATGGCCGATCCGAGCCAGGCCACGACGACCGCGAGCTCGGTGTACCGGCAGGGCGCGGGCGGGGCGTGGCTCGCCCTGATCACGCTGTTCCTGACGCCGTACTACTGGTTCAGCTGCGTGTGGTTCCGGCGCGTGCGGCTGACCACGATGGCCGACCTCTTCGCCGACCGGTTTGGGCGCAAGTTCCTGGCCTCGCTCTATGCCGTCACGACGGTGCTGATGATCGTCATCACCATCGCGGCCGGCAACGTGGTCGCCCTGAAGACGCTGCAGCCGCTGCTCGCGAAAGCGCCGGCGAACTACACGGCGGCTGAGCAGCAGATGGTGGCGGATTACAGCCAGTTCGTGGAGCTGCGGAAGGCGCGCCAGGCCGCGCCGCTCGCGGCGGAGCAGGCCCAGCGTTACGACGTGCTCAAGGGCTATTACGAGCGGGGCGAGTTGCAGCCTTACGTCACCTACCTTCATCCGGTGATCTTCTATATGATCTCCTCGGCGGTCGTGGCGGTGTTCGTGATGCTGGGCGGGCTGAAGGCCTCGGCGGTGGTGGATGCGGTGCAGGCGTCGCTGGTGATCATCATCTCGTTTGTGCTGATACCCTTTGGCCTCGCCCGAATAGGCGGCGTGGCGGGGCTGCACGCGAAGGTGCCCGCGGTGTTGTTCAACGTCTTTGGCGGCGACAGCGCGAGCGAGTACACCTGGTACTCCATCGGGGCGCTCCTGCTGATCCAGGTGGTGGGCATCGTGGGATCGCAGGCGAACATGACGATCGCCGGGGCGGCGAAGAATGAGATGGCGGCGCGCCTTGGCGCGGTGACCGGCGGATTCAGCAAGCGGTTCATCACGATCGCGTGGTGCTATTGCGGCTTGATCGCGCTGGCGCTGTTCGGGCCGAACCTCGCGGATCCCGACCAGACCTGGGGGCTGATGACTCGCACGTTGCTCCCAGTCGGCCTGATCGGGCTGATGATTATCGGCCTTCTCGGCGGCAAGCTGGCGCTGCTCGGCGCGCAGTCAGTGGTGCTGTCGGGCCTGGTGCTGAAGAACCTGTACGAGCCCCTGAATCCCGGCCGCTCGGAACGCCACTACATGGTCGTGGCGCGGCTGGCGGTGCCGATCGCGCTTGGCGCCGGCATTTACGTGGCGCTGTACCTGAACAGCGTGATCGCGCTCCTGAAGTTCACGATCGTGCTGCTCGTCGTGTGGGGCGCGCCGATCACGATGATCTTCTGCTGGCGCCGAGTGACGGAAATGGCGGTGCGCGTGCAGGTGATCGCCACCCTCATCTTCATCGCGGTGATCCCGTGGGTGGTGTCGGCCACGCCGAAGCTGGCGCAGTCGGAGACGCTCACGCAGATGACGCGGGAGCGAGTCGTGACCACGACGGTGTCGGCGACGGAGGCCGATGTGGCGGCGGGCCGCGCCCAAACGGTCGGGACCACGATCACCAAGACCCGCCGCATCGAGCCGATCTCGCTCTACTTCGAGGAAGGCGTGGTGCGGACGAATCCGCTGGATCCGAAATCACCCCGTACTGGCGTCGGACTCTTCCGGGTCGAGGTCTACCTGCTCTCGCTCTGTGGCGTGGACGTCGCGGGCTTCTCGGCGGCGCAGTTGATGACGACCCGCTTCGTCGTCGATGCGCTGTTCCCGCTGGCGATTCTCTTTGTGGTCAGCCTGCTGACGAAGCCGACCGAGCCGGAGCGCGTGGCGCGGTTCTATGCGCGCATGAAGACGCCGGTGGCGCCGACGCTCGAGCAGGACGCGATGGACGTGGAGATGAGCTATGCGAACCCGCAGCGGTTCGAGCACACGAAGCTGTTTCCCGGCACGAACTGGGAATTCACGAAGTGGAACCGGCAGGACGCGATCGGGTTCGTGGCGTGCTGGGGCCTGGTGATTCTGGTGATCGTCGTCTTCAAGTTCGTCCTGACGATCGGCGCGTAG
- a CDS encoding M28 family peptidase, which translates to MTGRSRNQALAAMFVVAALGANLLRADPVEQVDRVGPAAQAAHAMLTRLCDDFGGRVTGRPANQAALERLVQELRGLGLQPEVSTFSMPGWERGRDEVALLTPVARELRAVAFGYSQPAGPFEAAVVAIGNGRASEYPVGDVAGKVGLLDGGRGVPLRDIVRVARERGLRALLFVNRVDGGRLLARTGSFIGEPLAVPALSLTQEEGSWMQRLLARGKDVRVRVEIRSHCRPVETANVIVRLPGKTAERVIVGAHFDSWDQGQGAIDNGLGTAQLFALAHALRGERLRRTIELVWFNGEELGLWGSIHAAGQLGEAPVVAMMNLDMVGVPQAVNALGNESLVAWLERWNDARGAERLPGGVQNQNWFGSDHTPYQVAGIRTVTFHGPIDPAAVRYYHDFADTIDKLPEKLVHDSSAVITSLVLALASDSALRPERRAPGEVRAFLAETGIEERMRDVGWWPFPAPPAGSDRREP; encoded by the coding sequence ATGACCGGACGGAGCCGAAATCAGGCGCTGGCGGCGATGTTCGTCGTGGCGGCCCTCGGGGCGAACCTGTTGCGGGCGGATCCCGTGGAGCAGGTGGACCGGGTGGGCCCCGCGGCGCAGGCGGCGCACGCGATGCTGACGCGGCTTTGTGATGATTTTGGTGGCCGGGTGACAGGCCGTCCCGCCAACCAGGCGGCGCTCGAGCGCCTCGTGCAGGAGTTGCGCGGGCTCGGGCTGCAGCCGGAAGTGTCGACGTTCTCGATGCCGGGCTGGGAGCGGGGGCGGGACGAGGTGGCGCTCCTGACGCCGGTCGCGCGTGAGCTGCGGGCGGTGGCCTTCGGCTACAGCCAGCCGGCGGGGCCGTTCGAGGCGGCGGTCGTGGCAATCGGGAATGGGCGGGCGAGCGAGTACCCGGTCGGTGACGTGGCGGGCAAAGTGGGGCTCCTCGATGGCGGACGCGGCGTGCCCCTGCGGGACATCGTGCGCGTGGCGCGCGAGCGCGGCCTGCGGGCGCTGCTTTTCGTCAACCGGGTGGACGGCGGCCGGCTGCTGGCGCGCACTGGAAGCTTTATTGGCGAGCCGCTGGCCGTGCCGGCGCTCAGCCTCACCCAGGAGGAGGGCAGCTGGATGCAGCGCCTGCTGGCGCGCGGCAAAGACGTCCGGGTGCGGGTGGAGATCCGCTCGCACTGTCGGCCGGTGGAGACCGCGAACGTGATCGTGCGGCTGCCGGGCAAGACGGCGGAGCGCGTGATCGTGGGCGCGCACTTCGACAGTTGGGACCAGGGGCAGGGCGCGATCGACAACGGCCTGGGCACGGCGCAGTTGTTCGCGCTGGCGCACGCGCTGCGCGGCGAGCGGCTGCGGCGGACGATCGAGCTGGTGTGGTTCAACGGCGAGGAGCTCGGGCTCTGGGGTTCCATTCACGCAGCCGGGCAGCTCGGCGAAGCGCCGGTGGTGGCGATGATGAATCTCGACATGGTCGGCGTGCCGCAGGCGGTGAATGCGCTGGGCAACGAGTCGCTCGTGGCCTGGCTCGAGCGCTGGAATGACGCGCGCGGGGCGGAGCGGCTCCCGGGCGGGGTGCAGAACCAGAACTGGTTCGGCAGCGACCACACGCCGTACCAGGTGGCGGGGATCCGCACGGTGACCTTTCACGGCCCGATCGATCCCGCGGCGGTGCGGTACTATCACGATTTCGCGGATACGATCGACAAGCTGCCCGAGAAGCTCGTGCACGACTCGTCCGCGGTGATCACGTCCCTCGTGCTGGCGCTGGCCAGCGACAGCGCGCTCCGGCCGGAACGCCGGGCGCCCGGGGAGGTGCGCGCGTTCCTGGCCGAGACGGGAATCGAGGAGCGCATGCGCGACGTGGGCTGGTGGCCGTTCCCCGCGCCGCCCGCCGGGAGCGACCGCCGCGAACCCTGA
- a CDS encoding YCF48-related protein, producing the protein MKHPWILFLGLVALTANAAPPPPHTLFVCVSQSKPFIIGSQVVLRNGLYQVEDRANPVHIGFNHPRIDAVAVDPRDPRRIYIAGNNGVMRSTDAGRTWKIVTSWDMTEGKDINVDPHAPDHVYVALPDGIAVSRDAGETWHRAQAGIKRAYTQSIIVDRTRAGRVLAGTELGIYLSEDGATTWTKVFASTKTVHDVRQSPHDPRVFLAATQAEGLQRSTDGGKTWQELTGVGRAHTLHNVGFDPADPRRLIVAGWNCGVLVSEDDGATWTPRNDGLPNAQVWRVGVDPDFPGRLYASVNQSPVYASDDFGRTWKVQWFTAATVWDFVFVPRS; encoded by the coding sequence ATGAAACACCCCTGGATCCTGTTCCTCGGCCTCGTCGCGCTGACCGCCAACGCGGCGCCGCCGCCGCCGCATACGTTGTTTGTCTGCGTAAGCCAGTCGAAGCCGTTCATCATCGGGTCGCAGGTCGTGCTGCGGAACGGGCTCTACCAAGTCGAGGATCGGGCGAACCCCGTGCACATCGGGTTCAACCATCCGCGAATCGACGCGGTCGCGGTCGATCCGCGCGATCCGCGACGCATCTACATTGCCGGCAACAACGGGGTCATGCGTTCGACCGATGCCGGCCGTACTTGGAAAATCGTGACGAGCTGGGACATGACCGAAGGCAAGGACATCAACGTCGATCCCCACGCTCCGGACCACGTGTATGTGGCGCTGCCGGACGGCATCGCGGTCTCGCGCGATGCCGGGGAGACCTGGCATCGGGCGCAGGCAGGAATCAAACGTGCCTATACCCAGAGCATCATCGTGGATCGCACGCGGGCGGGCCGGGTGCTCGCGGGCACGGAACTCGGGATTTATCTCAGCGAGGATGGCGCGACCACGTGGACCAAGGTGTTCGCCTCCACGAAGACGGTGCACGACGTCCGCCAGTCTCCGCACGACCCGCGGGTGTTTCTGGCGGCGACGCAGGCCGAGGGCCTGCAGCGCTCGACGGATGGCGGGAAGACGTGGCAGGAGCTGACCGGTGTCGGCCGGGCGCATACCCTGCATAATGTCGGTTTCGATCCGGCGGACCCGCGCCGGTTGATCGTGGCCGGGTGGAATTGCGGCGTGCTGGTGTCGGAGGATGACGGCGCCACCTGGACCCCGCGGAACGACGGTCTGCCCAACGCCCAGGTTTGGCGGGTGGGCGTGGATCCGGATTTCCCGGGACGGCTGTATGCCTCGGTGAACCAGAGCCCGGTCTATGCCTCCGACGATTTCGGCCGCACGTGGAAGGTGCAGTGGTTCACCGCCGCCACCGTCTGGGATTTCGTCTTTGTGCCGCGCTCGTAA
- a CDS encoding aminotransferase class V-fold PLP-dependent enzyme, with protein MLNRKQFLRGVGAGAAAWALAGRVAAAEPGTAVARALPGYDDAAPENFWREVRAAYGIAPDLAYLNCGGLGPMPAPVRAKLGTMTEALNERVDAAHGTFDEARKVMAGFLGGMPDEVCFTRNATEGNSIIAAGLALAPGDEVIFETHAHPGGSLPWLNQARRRGVVVRVFEPDAASAGENVRRMLQLVTPRTKAVQVSHVTAPTGVVMPVAEMAAELRKRNIWFHVDGAQSLGVLPIDVQALGCDSYAASGHKWLGGPRETGVLWIRAARLDDVAPTDAGAYTSCDFDFCGRLVYAAGARRHEFGTRNAAAIGALAEAVRWQQAIGRERIARRAGELARRVREGLASIKGVTVLTPSRPELCGAMTTFKLAGHAGEVLQRELMRRDRLRCRTVTEEKLDALRVSTHVFNTPDECDRVVAAVSALARA; from the coding sequence ATGCTGAACCGCAAACAGTTTCTCCGCGGAGTGGGCGCCGGGGCGGCGGCGTGGGCGTTGGCCGGGCGCGTCGCGGCGGCGGAGCCGGGGACCGCCGTTGCGCGGGCATTGCCCGGGTATGACGACGCCGCGCCGGAGAACTTCTGGCGGGAAGTGCGCGCCGCCTACGGCATCGCGCCGGACCTGGCGTACCTGAATTGCGGCGGACTGGGGCCGATGCCGGCGCCGGTGCGGGCGAAGCTGGGCACGATGACCGAGGCACTGAACGAGCGGGTCGACGCGGCTCACGGCACTTTTGACGAAGCCCGGAAGGTGATGGCGGGGTTCCTTGGCGGGATGCCAGACGAGGTGTGTTTCACCCGCAACGCGACCGAGGGAAACTCGATCATCGCCGCGGGGCTGGCGCTCGCGCCGGGCGACGAGGTGATCTTCGAGACCCACGCGCATCCCGGCGGTTCGCTGCCGTGGCTGAATCAGGCGCGGCGACGGGGCGTGGTGGTACGCGTGTTTGAGCCGGATGCGGCATCGGCGGGGGAGAACGTGCGCCGCATGCTGCAACTCGTCACCCCGCGCACGAAGGCCGTGCAGGTGAGCCACGTGACGGCGCCGACCGGCGTCGTCATGCCGGTGGCCGAGATGGCGGCGGAGCTCCGGAAGCGCAACATCTGGTTCCATGTGGACGGTGCCCAGTCGCTGGGCGTGCTGCCGATCGACGTGCAGGCGCTCGGCTGTGACTCGTACGCGGCGAGCGGGCACAAATGGCTGGGCGGGCCACGGGAGACGGGGGTGCTCTGGATCCGCGCGGCGCGGCTTGACGACGTGGCGCCGACGGACGCGGGCGCGTACACGAGCTGCGATTTCGATTTCTGCGGACGGCTGGTTTACGCGGCGGGGGCGCGCCGGCACGAGTTTGGCACCCGCAACGCGGCGGCGATCGGCGCGCTCGCTGAGGCCGTGCGCTGGCAGCAGGCCATTGGCCGCGAGCGCATCGCGCGCCGGGCCGGGGAACTCGCGCGGCGGGTGCGCGAAGGGCTGGCCTCCATCAAGGGCGTGACGGTCCTGACGCCCTCGCGGCCGGAGCTGTGCGGCGCGATGACCACCTTCAAGCTCGCCGGCCATGCCGGTGAGGTGCTCCAGCGCGAACTGATGCGCCGTGACCGGCTGCGCTGCCGGACGGTGACGGAGGAGAAACTCGACGCGCTGCGCGTATCCACCCACGTCTTCAACACGCCGGACGAGTGCGACCGCGTGGTCGCGGCCGTTTCGGCACTCGCCCGAGCCTAA
- a CDS encoding PmoA family protein has product MSVELYLITDADEALEVREVDGPALFRYVYAPATPAREAPRPYLHPVYARSGEILTNFRPNDHPWHHGLSLTINQVDGWNFWGGPTYRAGEGYRWQENHGVQRHLEWVGLAPRRLEQSVAWETGKGERLLNERRVLTVEDVTDHAWALGWQSVLRNVTARELVLSNYHSGQGLKGSHYTGLQFRGRRELLDDHGDAEVGIWADGEVSGEAAVHGLSSAWMEWRGQMDTTLRRVKVRFENGGEPVHWFVRRNNPLAALAFQFDRDRGLAPGGELRLHHRLVFTDLP; this is encoded by the coding sequence ATGAGCGTCGAGCTGTACTTGATCACCGATGCCGACGAGGCGCTCGAGGTTCGCGAGGTCGATGGTCCGGCGCTGTTTCGTTACGTTTATGCTCCCGCCACGCCGGCGCGCGAGGCCCCGCGCCCCTATCTGCATCCCGTGTATGCGCGGTCGGGCGAGATTCTGACGAACTTCCGCCCGAACGACCACCCGTGGCATCACGGGCTCAGCCTCACCATCAACCAGGTTGATGGCTGGAACTTCTGGGGCGGGCCGACCTACCGCGCGGGCGAGGGTTATCGCTGGCAGGAGAACCACGGAGTGCAGCGTCACCTCGAATGGGTGGGCCTGGCGCCGCGGCGGCTCGAGCAGAGCGTGGCCTGGGAGACCGGGAAAGGAGAGCGGCTGTTGAACGAGCGCCGGGTGCTCACCGTCGAGGACGTGACCGACCACGCGTGGGCCCTCGGCTGGCAATCCGTGCTGCGGAACGTGACCGCGCGCGAACTCGTTTTGTCGAACTATCACTCCGGGCAGGGCCTGAAGGGCTCGCACTACACCGGGCTGCAGTTCCGCGGGCGCCGCGAACTGCTCGACGACCATGGCGACGCGGAAGTCGGCATCTGGGCGGATGGTGAGGTTAGCGGTGAAGCCGCGGTCCATGGCTTGTCCTCGGCCTGGATGGAGTGGCGGGGACAGATGGACACGACGCTGCGACGGGTGAAGGTGCGCTTTGAGAACGGGGGCGAGCCGGTGCACTGGTTTGTGCGCCGCAACAATCCCCTCGCGGCGCTGGCGTTCCAGTTTGACCGGGATCGCGGGTTGGCGCCGGGGGGCGAACTCCGGCTTCACCACCGACTGGTGTTCACCGATCTGCCGTGA